From the Hydrogenimonas thermophila genome, the window ATATAATATAAACTACTTTGTTTCAAATAGCAGTGACAATATGAACCTTGCTGTCAAAGCGGCAGATATGCTTCATCAACCACGTAATTTTTCTATACCAATGATGGTTTTATTTGTAAATGGAAAATATTTCCGCCACTACATAGGTATGGTACCAGAAGAGATGCTTGAAAGTGATATAAAAGAAGCTATTAAGAACTAATCTAAAATTGGTACTATTCTAACTATAAAAAAGGAGAAAATATGTTTGGTTTTATAAAAAAGGGATTAAAAAAAACGCTGGAAGCAATCCAGACAACAACCCCAGTCAAGCGTGAAAAGATAAGTAGAGATGATTTAGAAGATCTTTTACTTGAAGCTGATGTAAGTTATGAACTTGTAGAAAAAATTATAGATTCTCTACCTGAAAAAATTAAACGTATTCAACTTTACAATACACTTATATCCCTCTTTATGTATAACATAGAAAAAATTAATCCAAAAGATGAAAAACCATTTGTTGAACTAATTGTTGGAGTTAACGGTGCAGGAAAAACAACTACTATAGCAAAACTGGCTCAACAGTATAAAAATGATGGGAAAAGAGTGCTACTTGGTGCTTCAGATACATTTAGAGCTGCGGCAATTGAGCAGTTGAAAACCTGGGCAGAAAAAATTGATGTTCCCATCGTCTACACAAAGCAGGGTCACGATCCATCTGCAGTTGCTTACGATGCTATTAGTTCAGCAAAAGCAAAAGGATTAGATAGAGTCATCATAGATACAGCAGGAAGACTTCATACCCAAACAAACCTTGGTGAAGAACTTAAAAAGATTGTAAGAGTTTGTGGAAAAGCTATGGATGGTGCACCTCATAGAAAGATTTTAATTCTTGATGGAACACAAGGAAACAGTGCCATAAATCAAGCAAAAGCATTTAAAAAGATGATCGATATTGACGGTATAATTATCACAAAACTAGATGGTACTGCTAAAGGTGGAGCACTCTTTAGTATTGCTGAAGAGCTGAAATTACCAATATATTACGTAGGTGTAGGAGAAAAGGCTGAAGATCTCACTCCGTTTGATCCAAAAGAGTTTGTTAATACTATTTTGGATGCTATATTTACAGAAGAGGATGAAAACAGCATTCCATCTTCAGGAAAGACACATAATGTTGACCTTTATAATTTGACAGATGCACAGAGAATTAAATTTGAAGAACTTCTTGATAAAGATGGATTTGACCTGCTATCAAAGCATTTTGTAAGTGAAAGAAAAAGCTCACAAACATATAGAATAAATATTAATGAAAACAGTGATTGTTTTGAGATAATAGACAAAGATGGTCAGGTACTAAAATCTTACAAAGCAGAAGAGCTAGATACTAATGGCTAAGAAAAAAGTCTCCTTGTTTGAATGCCAAGCCTGCGGAATGCAAAGTGCAAAGTGGATGGGTAAATGCCCAAACTGCGGTGCTTGGGAAAGCTTTATAGAACTTTCTGCTGAGCAGCAGAAGGTACTGAATGAAATTTCTAAAACTACTACCTCTCCTTCCAAAGCAAAACCTATTACTCAAATAGAAGAGGAAGAGGTAAGCAGATTTTCAAGCCAAGACAGTGAACTTGATCTAGTCTTAGGTGGAGGAATAGTTCCAGGATCATTGGTTCTTATTGGAGGAAGTCCAGGTATTGGTAAATCTACCCTTCTTTTAAAGATAGGCGGTAACCTTGCTCAGCAAAATAGAAAAGTACTTTATGTCAGCGGTGAAGAGTCCAGCGGACAGATAAAGATGCGAGCCAACAGATTGGGAGCAAACCACGATAATCTTTATCTTCTTAGTGAAATTAGACTCGAAGCTGTAATGAGTGAGGTTGCAAAAAAAAGTTATGATCTTATAATCATTGATTCAATTCAAACACTCTATTCTGAAGCAGTGCCATCTGCACCTGGTAGTGTTACACAGGTGCGAACAATTACTTTCGACTTGATGAGACTGGCAAAAGAGAAGCAAATACCAATTTTCATCATTGGACATATTACCAAAGAGGGTTCGATTGCTGGTCCAAGAGTACTGGAACATATGGTAGATACAGTACTATACTTTGAAGGTGATGCCAGTAAAGAGATTAGAATGCTAAGAGCATTCAAAAACCGCTTTGGAAGTACAAGTGAAGTTGGAATCTTTGAGATGACACAAGATGGTCTAGTAAGTGCAAAAAATATTGCAAGTAAATTCTTTAGCAGAGGCAAACCTCAAGCAGGAAGTGCCGTTACAGTCATAATGGAGGGAACCAGACCGCTTGTCATTGAAGTCCAAGCACTTGTAGCAGACAGTGGTTACGGAAACCCAAAACGATCAACTACCGGATTTGACGCAAGCCGTCTTACAATGCTACTTGCCCTTTTAGAAAAGAAACTTGAACTTCCATTTAATCAGTATGATGTTTTTGTAAATATTGCAGGAGGCATAAAGATAAACGAACCTGCCGCAGACTTAGCTATAATTGCCGCAATTATCAGCAGTTTTAGAAACCGCCCATTAAGCGATGAGAGTATATTTGTCGGTGAAGTTAGTCTTATTGGCGATATTAGAGAGGTTTTCCATTTAGAACAACGCTTAAGAGAAGCTCATACATTAGGCTTTACTAAAGCGATAGTTCCAAATAAACCATCATTTAAAACCCCTATAAAGTGCTTTGTTGCTGAAGAGGTTGCAAAAGTTGTGGAGTGGATGTAAGTATAGAAATAAGTACTTGACTTTTTTTTACTCCATATCCTTTGGATGCTTTTTATCGTAAAATAGAATTTATTCTTTGTTCCAATAAACATA encodes:
- the radA gene encoding DNA repair protein RadA: MAKKKVSLFECQACGMQSAKWMGKCPNCGAWESFIELSAEQQKVLNEISKTTTSPSKAKPITQIEEEEVSRFSSQDSELDLVLGGGIVPGSLVLIGGSPGIGKSTLLLKIGGNLAQQNRKVLYVSGEESSGQIKMRANRLGANHDNLYLLSEIRLEAVMSEVAKKSYDLIIIDSIQTLYSEAVPSAPGSVTQVRTITFDLMRLAKEKQIPIFIIGHITKEGSIAGPRVLEHMVDTVLYFEGDASKEIRMLRAFKNRFGSTSEVGIFEMTQDGLVSAKNIASKFFSRGKPQAGSAVTVIMEGTRPLVIEVQALVADSGYGNPKRSTTGFDASRLTMLLALLEKKLELPFNQYDVFVNIAGGIKINEPAADLAIIAAIISSFRNRPLSDESIFVGEVSLIGDIREVFHLEQRLREAHTLGFTKAIVPNKPSFKTPIKCFVAEEVAKVVEWM